GGTTCGTCTATCCGGCGAAAGCGCTGGTGGTCTTTCCCGGTGGCTTCGGGACGCTGGATGAGTTTTTTGAAGTCGTGACTCTTATTCAAACCGCCAAACCCAGGAAGGTCATGCCCGTCGTCCTTTTCGGCAACGAGTACTGGAACGATGTAATCAACTTCGATGCCTTCGTCCGCTGGGGAACCGTCAGCCCGAAGGAACTGGAGATCTTCTACAGGACGGATTCCGTCGATGACGCCTACCAACACCTTACAGGCAAGCTCGAAGCGCTGTATTCCGTGCCCGAAGGGCTGGATCAGATTAAGCTGACCTGAAACCTGTCCATCAATCGATTCCGCGCCCGCTGTCCTGAACTTGCTTCAGGCGGCGCTCGAGAAATCGCCGTTCGGCGTCGTTGGTCACCATGGTAAGCGCGCGCGAGTAACTTTCAGCCGCTTGCTCGAACAGCTGCAAACGGCGCAGCAGATCGCCGCGGACCGCATGCAACAGGTAATAATTTTCGAGTCCACCGCCGGCGGCGAGAGAAGAGACCTCGGCGAGCGCAGCTTTCGCGCCATCCGCCATCGCGATGGCGACAGCCCGATTCAACGCAACGACAGGGGACGGCTGAAGCTGTTCAAGAACGCCATATAGCCGGACGATCTGACGCCAGTCCGTATCTTCGGCGCGCGCTGCCCGGCAGTGCAGGGAGGCGATCGCGGCCTGAATCGCGAATGGCCCGGCCGGGACGCGAAGCGCTTCTTCAACCAGATCCAGTCCTTCGGCAATCTGATCCTGGTTCCACTTGCTGCGATCCTGTTCTTCAAGAAGGATCAGATCTCCGGCTTCATCCAGGCGGGCATTGCGCCTGGAGTCATGAAGCAGCATCAGAGCGAGAAGTCCGGCCACCTCCGATGGCGCCTGTTGTTGCATCAGCGTTCGAAGCAGCCGGCCGAGACGGATCGCCTCGGTGCATAAGTCCGAACGGATAAGGGACCCGCTCCGGCCCGAAGAATATCCTTCATTAAAAATCAGGTAGATGACGGTCAGAACCGCATCCAGCCGCTCGGGCAAGTCCTTCGCTGCAGGGACGGTGTAGGGAATCCCGGCATCGCGGATCTTGCGTTTCGCGCGCACCAGCCGCTGCGCCATTGTTGTTGCAGGGACGAGAAAAGCCCGCCCGATTTCCTGGGTTTCCAGGCCGCATAAGGTGTGAAGCGTGAGAGCGACCTGCGCCTCGAGGGCCAGTGCCGGATGGCAGCAGGTGAAAATCAGCCGCAAGCGGTCGTCGGCGATGTCGCTCGCATCGATGTTCTCATCTGCTTCGGCGATGCGGGCGCGTGCCGTCTCCTCGGCAGTATAGGACTCCAGTTTTTCAGCAAATCGCGTCCGCCGCCGGATACGATCGATGGCTTTATGCCGTGCCGTCTGGATGATCCAGGCCCTCGGCGACTGCGGGATGCCTGCTTCCCGCCACTGGTCAACGGCTGCGGCAAATGCTTCCTGGGCGACCTCTTCGGATAATTCGAAGTCGCCGAACAGTCCGATCAGGGTAGCCACGATGCGGCCCCAATCGGAGCGGTAAACTTCTTCAATGGCGGCATTTGTGTCGAGCAGCATGATTAAGGATAAAAAGTTTTCCTGAAACTGTCGATTATGGCAGTTCCCGTTCGACTTACCTGTGAAAGGGCAGACTGGGGGCGCGGGGGCGCAGATATGAAGTACATGTTGCTGGTTTATCTTGACGAACAGGCCTTGGGCGAATCCGAGCGGACGGAGTGCTATGTGAAGTCCGTCGAATTGGCGCGCGAGATCCAGGCGAGCGGGAATTACCTGGACGCTTCTCCGCTTCATCCGACGTCGACTGCGACCAGTATCCGGCTTCGCGAGGGTAAGCGCCTCGTCACGGACGGCCCGTTCGCAGAAACCCGCGAGCAACTTGGCGGTTTTTACCTCATCGATGCGAAAGACCTCGATGAAGCAATGGCTATCGCCGAGCGCATCCCCGGCGCCCGATTCGGCACGATCGAGATCCGGCCGGTCATGGAAATCCCCGGCCTGCCTTCAAATTCCTGACAAACAACTAACGAGGAGACAAAACAATGAAATTCATGATGATCGTCAAAGCCACAAAAGACAGCGAAGCGGGCGTGATGCCCAGTGAACAGATGCTCGCCGCCATGACCGCCTACAATCAGGAGCTCATGAACGCGGGTGTGCTGCTAGACCTTTCGGGTTTGCAGCCCAGTTCCAGAGGGGCTCGAATCCAGTACTCGGGAGACAAGCGGATCGTGATCGACGGTCCGTTCGCCGAGACGAAAGAACTTATTGCCGGTTTTTGGCTGATCCGGGTGAAATCTAAAGAGGAAGCGATAGACTGGGCAAAGCGCGCTCCGAATCCCTACGGCGATGGCGGGGAAGGCTACATCGAAGTCCGCCGGTTATTTGAAATGGAAGATTTCGCGCCGAGCGCCGCCATCGATGACGCGCGCAAGATTGAGGAACAATTGAGCAAGAAGAACTGAAAGCAGAGGCACTTCTATGAACATTCAAAGTCAAAGGATCACACCGTTTCTGTGGTTCGATCATCAGGCCGAAGAGGCCGCGAACTTTTATACTTCCATCTTCAAAAACTCGAAGATCTCCATGCTCACGCGATATGGCGATGCCGGCCCCGGTCCGAAAGGAAGCGTGCAGACGATCGCCTTCGAGCTGGAGGGGCAGAAGTTCACGGCTTTAAACGGCGGCCCTCATTTCAAATTTACGGAGGCCGTCTCGTTTGTTGTTCATTGCGAGTCGCAGGAAGAAGTGGACTACTTCTGGAAGCGTCTCACGGATGGCGGCCAGGAAGTGCAGTGCGGCTGGCTGCAGGATAAGTACGGACTGTCCTGGCAGGTTGTGCCGAGCGTGCTTTTCCGGTTGCTCGAGAATCCCGATTCCGCCAAAGTTCAACGCGTGATGCAGGCGATGTTCAAGATGAAGAAGCTGGACATCGCCGGCCTCGAAAATGCGTAGGGTCGCACACCTGAATTCCCGAATTCAATTCGGGAATCAGGTGTGCGATCCCCGTGATAGCCTGAACTATGGCCTGTCCAAAATGCGACTCCAGTAATGTTCACCCTTCGGAATTTGAGGGCCTGGAATGGACATGGCTTTTCCTGACCTTCCAGCGCCCCTACCGCTGCCAGAATTGCAGAGAGCGATTCTGGGACTACTTCTGGAAAATGTAGCCGACGTTAGACCAATTGACCCCTCGTCCATTCTTCCGCTAGACTCGATAAGTTACGATCACGGGCCTGTGGCGCAGTTGGGAGCGCGCATGACTGGCAGTCATGAGGTCAGGGGTTCGAACCCCCTCAGGTCCATTCATCTCAAAACAGTTAAGGCCGGGTATCATACCCGGCCTTTTCACATCCGGATCTTAATCCCACTTTAAACATCCTTTTCCGAAACGGCCGGTGGCGGTGGGGTGCCGGGTAGGCCGGCGCGTTGGCGGGAAGAGAACATCGGTCCCGCGGCGTTTTTGAGTCCGGCGAAGCGCATCATGCCGACGGGCGTGGTGATGTCGTCGTAAATGGCTTCGATTCCGCCGCGGCGGAAGTATGTCTCATGCCAGAAGCCGGTTCCGCCGGAGTTCCGCAGAAACTCCTGCCACCAGAGACGGTGCGGTTCGGATCGCGACCACTTTTCGAGCGATTCGAAATCGCGCCAATACTGAAGCAACCCATCGGGTCGCGCAGCCACCGATTTTTCGATGCGCGGCCCGAATCCGAAGAGGGTCTTCAGGCCGGTGAGTGTGTTGACACGCATTCCCAGATAGATCACGACGAGATCCGGATAGGCATCCAGATCGACTGTCTGCCGTCTGACTTTTCCGCTCATTTTTTCTCCTGAAGGAGTTCCCTAAGTCTATGAATCAGTGGTTAATAAGTATTGCATAAGCGAAAAATATTGACTGCCGCCAACCAGTGAAATACAGTGCAGTCACTTTTTGGGATGAAGCAACAAGAAACAATTAAAAGCAAGGGGATGTTCATGAGAGGAATATCGATCTACGCGGCGGCAGCATTGCTGCTCGCCCTGATCGTTTCACTACATGGGTTCGGCCAGTCGATCAATGCCTCGGTGGGAGGCACGGTTTCGGATCCTTCGAAAGCTCTGATTCCCGGTGTCAGCGTCAGTGCGACGAATACGGGCACCGGAATCGTCAATACTACGGTTACAAATGAATCCGGAGCTTATCAGTTTCCGGCATTACAGCCGGGAACATACAAGCTCAGCGCGGAACTGCCGGGGTTTCAGACCCAGGCATTCACGGATGTTCAGCTGGGTGGCGCGCAACAGGTCACTCTGAACTTCACGATGCA
This region of Terriglobia bacterium genomic DNA includes:
- a CDS encoding YciI family protein, which produces MKYMLLVYLDEQALGESERTECYVKSVELAREIQASGNYLDASPLHPTSTATSIRLREGKRLVTDGPFAETREQLGGFYLIDAKDLDEAMAIAERIPGARFGTIEIRPVMEIPGLPSNS
- a CDS encoding DUF4188 domain-containing protein, with amino-acid sequence MSGKVRRQTVDLDAYPDLVVIYLGMRVNTLTGLKTLFGFGPRIEKSVAARPDGLLQYWRDFESLEKWSRSEPHRLWWQEFLRNSGGTGFWHETYFRRGGIEAIYDDITTPVGMMRFAGLKNAAGPMFSSRQRAGLPGTPPPPAVSEKDV
- a CDS encoding YciI family protein; protein product: MKFMMIVKATKDSEAGVMPSEQMLAAMTAYNQELMNAGVLLDLSGLQPSSRGARIQYSGDKRIVIDGPFAETKELIAGFWLIRVKSKEEAIDWAKRAPNPYGDGGEGYIEVRRLFEMEDFAPSAAIDDARKIEEQLSKKN
- a CDS encoding VOC family protein, with the protein product MNIQSQRITPFLWFDHQAEEAANFYTSIFKNSKISMLTRYGDAGPGPKGSVQTIAFELEGQKFTALNGGPHFKFTEAVSFVVHCESQEEVDYFWKRLTDGGQEVQCGWLQDKYGLSWQVVPSVLFRLLENPDSAKVQRVMQAMFKMKKLDIAGLENA
- a CDS encoding RNA polymerase sigma factor, with the translated sequence MLLDTNAAIEEVYRSDWGRIVATLIGLFGDFELSEEVAQEAFAAAVDQWREAGIPQSPRAWIIQTARHKAIDRIRRRTRFAEKLESYTAEETARARIAEADENIDASDIADDRLRLIFTCCHPALALEAQVALTLHTLCGLETQEIGRAFLVPATTMAQRLVRAKRKIRDAGIPYTVPAAKDLPERLDAVLTVIYLIFNEGYSSGRSGSLIRSDLCTEAIRLGRLLRTLMQQQAPSEVAGLLALMLLHDSRRNARLDEAGDLILLEEQDRSKWNQDQIAEGLDLVEEALRVPAGPFAIQAAIASLHCRAARAEDTDWRQIVRLYGVLEQLQPSPVVALNRAVAIAMADGAKAALAEVSSLAAGGGLENYYLLHAVRGDLLRRLQLFEQAAESYSRALTMVTNDAERRFLERRLKQVQDSGRGID